CAACCGGTCGCACCGCTTACGTCACCATCATGGGATTCAACACACCGCACGTCTGGCAGACGACCGACGGCGGAAATTCCTGGTCCAACATCACCGGCAATCTCCCTGACGCCCCGGCTAATGGTGCTGTCGTCTACTCGGGTGATGGAAGTATTTATGTCGCGACCGATGTCGGCGTTTACTCAACCGCAAGTCCGTCAGGCGGAAACACGATTTGGACAGAAGTCGGTCCGGCCACCGGCGCTGGCACACTACCGAACGTTGCCGTTACCCGCATCGCGATCTTCGCTCCGACCGGAAGTCCCGCACGTCTTCGCGCCTCGACATACGGACGCGGCGTCTGGGAAATTCCGATCGCCGGTAGTTCTGCACCTGACTTCGCGGTCACAATTCCCGATTCCGCACTGGTAACCTTCCCCGGGCAAGTCGTTACCTTCAACGGCTCCATCACTACAGCGAATGGCTATAGCAGCGCCATCAATCTCTCCTGCGACGCCACCACCAACGGAACCCCAGGTCCATTGCCGCAAACCTGCTCGCCCAGCATGCCGGTGAATGGGATCTTCACCGTTACCGCGGCCAATCCCACCGTGCAGGACTTCGGCTTCCGCATCGTGGCCGCCGGCACCGACCCGAGTATGCTCACCCGTCAGGTGCCGGTCAGCCTTCGTGTGATCGACTTCACGCTCGGCACCCCGCAACCGTCCTCCATCACGAATCTCATTCGCGGCAACAGCACCACCCTTCAAGTCACAGTCGCATCGGTCGGATCATTCAATCAGCAGATCACCTTCGGATGCAGCGGCCTTCCCGCTGGATGGAGGTGCTCCGCGTTTCCGGTGACGCTCACCCCTGGCGGAAGCACGCAGGTCGCCCTCACCATTTACACTACTGCTGCCACCGCGGAAAACACGTATAACTTCAGCCTCACCGCGACTTCGCCCGGCTTGATTACACCAAAGCAACAGCCAGTGTCGGTGCAGGTCGTTGCCGGACAGGATTTCAGTATTGGTGCTCCGACATTCTCTTCGCCCACTCGCAAGATCGGCGAACAGCTCAGCACAACCTTCACCGTCACGCCGCAGGATGGCTACAACGGAACCGTCATTTTCTCTTGCGCCGGTACCAGTGCCGGGATCGCACCATCCGCGTGCGCATTCAATCCACCTTCCACCGTCGTAGACACAACTCCCGTTCCAGTAGCGTTGACCGTGCTCACAAACGCGGGCACCGCTTCGTCCGGTCAAATCACCATTCAGGCCAATGACGGAACCCGTACGAAGAACGCGAGCGTTCCCTTCTCATTGACCGACTACTCGTTCTCGAATCTCACTCTCCCGAACAACACCAACCCCGGTGGCACCGTTAAGTTCAGCTTCCACTTGACGCCCCTCAACGGTTACAGCAGCCCGGTGACGCTCAGCTGCGATACCAGCCAATTCACTGTGCCGGTATCGTGCCAATTCAATCCGGCTTCCGGCATCGTCCTCACGCCCGGCACGACAACCACCGTCAATGCCTCCATCGCCATTCCCAGCAGCCTCCCGGAGGCTACATATTCGGTTCTCGTCCGGACGAGCGACCAGTCCTTCCCGGCTCTCTTCCATGACCTGACTACGGCTCAGTTCCAGATATCCGCGACACCGAATTTCGCCATGGACTTCGGCACTAAAACCAGCGCCACCGTCGCCGCAGGACAATCAACGACGTCAGCCCTCAGCGTGACGGCGCAGGGGAGTTTCAATTCGCCGGTCGCGTTTACGGTCGCGGGCTGTCCGTCCCAGGCCACCTGCACGCTTTCGCCCAACCCGATCACGCCCACCGGAGCCACTCCTGCCACGGCGACACTCACCATCACCACCACGGCGGCCTCCTCTGCCAGCGTTCGTTCAACGGGGCGTAACCTGTTTGCGCTCTGGCTCGGTCTGCCATTTGGCGCCATCGGATTCGTTCTTCTCGACCGCAAACGCCGCAGCCTGGCCCTGCTTGTAATCACCTTTGCGACCATGTGCGCGCTCTCGGCTTGTGGCGGAGGCGGTGGCGGCACTACCAATCCGCCCACTTTCCGTCCGGGGACTCCAGCCGGAACCTACACGATTACGGTCACCGGAACGGGCAGCACCATCGTCAAGCAGGCTAATTTCACCCTTACGGTGCAATAGTTCTCAGGCAAACACGTAACCCCAGAGGGTGAACCTTAACCTTTTTCCTTTTTTCCCGGTTTGGGCCTATTGACGGATTTTGATAGTAGAATCGCTTGAGTTCTGCATCTACCTTATTGGGCTGCTGCTCTGATGTACCTAAACCAAACCTGGGGCCGATGAGGAAATACTTCCAACAACCTAGCGTCGGACTGGCGCTTGTACTTATTGCAACCGCGTCGGCCATCCTCGCCGGATGGCATTTCCGTATCCCGTGGTTGAAAGGGTCCATGCTGGGCACCTATGTGGCCCCAACCACCGCGCTCTGCTTCATCCTGTTATCGGCAGTCATCCTGTTTTTTGCCACTGAAAACAGATTCGCCGTTTGGCTCGGCTACCTGATTTCCGCCTCCGTCCTGGTCTTTAGTTTTGCCACTCTTATCGAATGGATTACCCAGCTCGACTTCGGCATCGACAGAATCTTCTTCGCCCATCGCCTCTCGGACTGGGACTTACCGTACCCCGGACGCTTCTCGGTAAATTCGGGGGTTGCGTTCATCCTCGCGTCGTCATCGCTTCTTACCATTCGACGCACGTTCGCATCCGTAGTGGGCGAAACACTTGCCGGACTGATCCTCCTGGTCTCTTACCTTAGCCTGATCGGCTACGTATATTCGATTCCGGCACTCTACTCCATCGGCAACGTTATGGCGTTGACGACGGCCCTGCTTTTCGCAATCCTCTCCGTAGCTATCCTGTACTGCGGAAATCGCCATCTAGTACGGATTATCTCCAGCCCATACGCCGGCGGAATCGTCTCGCGCCGTTTCATCAGCGCGGTCCTGCTTACCATGCCGCTGCTGGGATGGATTGCCATCCAGATTCGCGTCCACAATCTCCTTTCGCGCGAGATGAACATCGCGCTGCTCGTATTGGCTTCTGTCCTGATCTTCACCATCCTTACCCTTCGCACCGCCACCGCACTCAATGAGATCGACCGTCAGCGGCTCCAGACTCAAGACGCCCTCCGGTACTCCGAGCAACTTCAGGCCGACGCCCTCCAGCAGATCAAGGTCAACCTCAAGCGACTGGAACTGATCGAAAGTTCCGTCGGACTTGGGACATGGGAATTCGATCCCCTTACCGGCATGTCGCACTGGCCGCCGGGCATTTCGGCTGTATGGGGACTGCCGCGCCGCGAGCACCGAGTCACCCTTGATGAATTCAAGAGCCGAATTTACCCGGATGATCGCGAAAACGTCGTGCGTACGGTTGAGAACGCGCTCAAAGAACGCGACAACTATGACCTGGAATTCCGTGTCATCTGGCCCGATCTAAGCATTCACTGGCTATCCGCGCGGGGTACAGTCATCCGGGCCGCCGACGGTACGGCAACCAAGGTCTTGGGCATCGCTCTCGACGTCACCGAACGCCACCAGACCGAGAAGGCCCTGCGCGAGTCAGAAAAACTCGCCGCCACCGGACGCCTCGCCGCTACCATCGCCCACGAGATCAACAATCCACTGGAGGCTGTGGTCAACCTCGTGTTCCTGGCGAAGAACGATCCCTCACTTGCCACCGAGGCGCGCAATCTCCTCGATGCCGCCGATGTGGAACTCGCTCGTGTCAGCCACATGGTTCGCCAGACGCTCGGCTTTTATCGCGACTCCTCCAAGCCCGTATGGGTCGATGTCTCCGAGACCGTCGTGCAGATCGTCAATCTGTACCGGAACAAGCTTCAGCGGAAAAATGTCCAGCTCGATATGGAAACCAGCCCGGCGCGCATGCACGGATTCGAAGGCGAACTCCGCCAGGTCATCTCCAACCTGATCAGTAATGCCATCGACGCCGTTCCCCTCGACGGCCATGTCACCATACGCGTGCGCCAGCTGCGTAACCACGTGTCCATCACCGTCGGCGACAATGGACACGGTATCTCACCCGAAAACCGCGAACGCCTCTTTCAGCCTTTCTTTACGACCAAGCGCGACATCGGAACCGGCCTCGGCCTCTGGGTTTCCAAGGGCATCATTGAGAAGCACCGCGGACACATTCGCTTCCGCTCAAGTACTCGTCCCGGCGCTTCGGGAACAATCTTCAGCATCCGTCTGCCGCTCGACAATTCTTCGGCCATTGCGCAGACCGCCGCCCTCGCCGGATAGAACCGTACACACACAAAAAAGCCCGGCCTGCTCAGCCGGGCTGTTGCACAAGGGGATACGACTAAACTTCAACTTCCAGTGCATGCGAGGTTGCATGCTGAGGCATGGCTTCCGGATGTTCGGTTCCGTATTTGTAGCCTGCTTCGAAAGCCTTCGCATTCAGTTCCTTGAAGGCTGGCGGCACCGAATCCAGCACCGCTTCGCGTAGAGACTCCGGCTTCAACGTCCCGCTCACAGCCGCGAAGAAACCGACCATCACCACGTTCAGCACCATGCGCTTGCCGAGTTCTTCGGCGATGCGAGTGGCCGGACAGCTATAGATCCGCGTGCCTTCCGGCACATTGCCGATCCGCACCAGGTCCTGCTCAATGATCAGCATTCCCTTCGGCTTCACTTCAGGCGAAAACTTCGAGTACGCCTCCTGCGACATCACCACAAGAATGTCGGGGCTTGTCACATAGGGATAGAGCACCGGTTGATCGGACGTGATCACCTGCGCGCTACAAGCTCCGCCGCGAGCTTCCGGACCAAAGTTCTGCGTCATCGTCGAGAAGCCACCTTCGAAGATCGACGCCGCTTTCCCGATCACCGCCGCCGCCAGAATTACACCTTGTCCGCCAAAACCTGCGACCCGGATTTCCGTTAATTGCATGACGATTCCCCAATTCCGCAGCCGCCGTCGCTGCATCCGCCGTCCAGCGAAAGATTCGCTGCCACTTCGTCCACGTAACGGTCGCCCAGCGAGTGCTGCATCTGTTCGCGCATCATGTCGTTGAAGTGCGGGCGCTGGCGATCAACGAACTTGCCCACGATGATCTCCCCGCTCTTCGTCAGCCCAACTTCGTTCGTCGGTGCGCCGTGCTTGACCTTGCTCTTCTCTTTGTAGAACTTCATCGTATCCAGTCCGTCGCCCATGCGGTTTCGGCGCTGGTAGAGCGTCGGACATGGCGAAAGAATTTCGATGAAGCTGAAGCCCGGCTTTGCGAAAGCTTCCTGTACCGATCGAGTGATCTGCCGAACGTGGTAAGTGGTCCAGCGTGCGACGTAAACCGCGCCCGCCGCTTCCATCAGATGAGGCAGGTTAAACGTCGGATCGAAGGTTCCGTACGGATTCGTGGAAGTGATCACATCCGACGGGGTCGTCGGAGCCGTCTGGCCGCCCGTCATTGCATAGATCAGGTTATTAACGCAGATCACCTTGATGTCCACATTGCGGCGTGCCGCGTGGATCAGGTGATTGCCGCCAATCGCGCTCAGGTCGCCGTCACCCGAGTACACAACCACGTTCAGCTTCGGGTTTGCCAGCTTCATGCCCGTCGCAAACGGAATCGCGCGGCCATGCGTAGTGTGGAATGAATCGAGTTTCACGTAGCCCGCTACGCGCCCGGAACAACCGATACCGCTTACGATCGCCACGTTATCCAGGTCAACCTTGGAATCCAGCAGCGCGCGCGTAAAGCAATTTACCGTCGTTCCAATTCCGCACCCGGGACACCAGATGTGCGGCATGCGATCGCTGCGCAGAAATTGCTCTACCGGATTTGCAATCATCATTGTCATCGCGCTCCCTCCACGATCGCCTCAAGAATTCTCTCCGGACGATGCACGCTTCCGCCCGCATGTCCAACCAGGATCGTTTTCGCTTTTCCATCCGCGGCACGTTCTACTTCGTACTTGATCTGGCCCAGGTTCAACTCGGGTACCACGAACGCCTTCACCTTCGGCGCCAGTTCCTTGATCTTCTTTTCCGGGAACGGCCAAACCGTGATCAGCCGCAGCTTCCCGACTTTCAGGCCCTGCGCCCTCGCCAGGTCGACTGCTCTCTGTGCCACGCGCGAGGTGATCCCGTACGACACCACCACGACGTCGGCATTTTCCAGGCCGTCCTCTTCCCACATCGCGATGTCGTCGACGTTGTTCGAAATCTTCGAAATCAGCCGCTTTACCAGCCGGTCCTGTGTCTCTGGCGTCATCGCCGGATAACCACGTTCATCGTGCGTCAGTCCGGTTACGTGGAAACGGTATCCTTCGCCTGCATGCGCCATTTCCGGCACGCCAAGCTCATCCGGCTCGTAAGGCCTGTAATCGCGTGGAGTCTTCGTCGTGTGTTTCCGTGGCTCCACTTCGATCTTGTCGGCCTCGGGAATCACCACCTTCTCGGTCATGTGTCCCACCACTTCGTCCATCATGAACATTACCGGGACACGGTACTTCTCCGAGAGATTGAACGCTCTCACCGTCAGGTCAAAGCACTCCTGCGGCGAGTTCGGCGACAACGCGATGATGCCGTAGTCGCCATGCGAACCCCAGCGTGCCTGCATCATGTCGGCCTGTGCTGGAAGTGTCGGTAAGCCCGTCGAAGGTCCGCCGCGTTGCACGTTCACAAACACGCACGGCGTTTCCGTCATGGCGGCGTAGCCGATATGCTCCATCATCAGCGAAAAGCCCGGCCCCGAGGTCACTGTAAACGCCTTCGCTCCGCCCCAGACCGCGCCTTGCAGGCAGATCGAAGCCGCCAGTTCGTCTTCCATCTGGATGAACGTCCCACCGATGGTTGGAATACGGGCAGCGAACCGCTCAACGACTTCCGTTGACGGCGTAATTGGATATCCAGCGGAAAACCGCGCCCCTGCTGCCAGTGCTCCTTCACAGCATGCGTGGTCTCCGTCAATGAAATGGACGCCCGTCAGGACGCCCTTTGGATCAGCTTTCATTCCTTGTGTCTCCGGCTTTGCCCGCTGCTACCTTGTGTCCATGGATAGCGAAGTCGGGGCAGTACATGCCGCATAGATCGCAGCCACTACACTTCTCGGGATCTACGACATGCGGCGGATGGTAACCCTTGGAGTTGAATGCGGAGGAAAGTGCTAATACATGCGTCGGACAAAATTCGACGCAAAAACCACAGGCTTTACAACGTTCGACTTCGATCTTTACGGTTCCCTTTGGCATTGCTTCCTCAAACGCCTGCGTCACGGCTAAGGCCTTGGGCAAACGTGTCTGGCTAGTTCAATTCGCGTCCCCCGGATCACAAAGTCATCCGGCGTAAAACGCTTCCGTTTAGGAGATTGCTGGGAACGCTCCCCTTGTTCTTGATTGTGCTTGGAGCATGTCATTCGGGGGTATGACGAACATCACAACGTCATGTGAGATATGGGCAACACCGCCTCAAATGCGGTATTCAGCCCCGATTTCAAATGTTCGCGTCGGAGGAGTTTAGAATCTACGCATGCTCAAACGTGGCTTGCTCCTGTTTCTGCTGTTTGGCATAGCGGTGGTGGCCTGTGCGCAGGCGCCGCCAACCCTGGTATCACTCATCTCCGATCAGTCCGCGGCAAAACCCGGATCTACCGTTTGGGTCGGCATCCGTTTTCAACTTCCTTCCGGCTGGCACACCTATTGGGCTAACCCGGGCGATTCCGGCGAGCCCCCCAAAGTGCAATGGGTGCTTCCTTCAGGATGGACTGCTGGTCCCATTGAGTGGCCCGCGCCCTCGCGTATGGAGAGTCCCGCTGGCGTCGACTACGGTTATCACGACGCCGTCACCTTGTTGACTCGCATAAAAGTCCCAACTTCTGCCAAGCCTGGCAACATGCAATTAACCGCAAATCTAAGTTGGTTGGTCTGCAAGGACATCTGCGTACCACAAAAAACCACCGCTACCCTCCCGTTGCGGATCGGGCCGGCAGCGGTTCCTAACAATGACGCCAAGCAGATAATTGCCGACGCAAAGGCAAAGCTTCCTAAAGCCGTTCCCGCGGACTGGAAGATGAACGTGATGCGCAACCCTGCGCAACTTTTGTTGAACTTCATGCCGGGCGCGAAGGTGAGCGAGGCTTTCTTCTTTCCCCTGGAACAGCAGATCATCGAAAACGCTGCTCCGCAAAAACTCTCCGCTACTTCTGTTCGGTCGCAGCTTGCTTTAAAACGCGACTCTGGCTCGACCGCCGCCCCAGCGCTCAAGGGAGTACTTGTGCTCGACGGATCCAATGCCTACGCCGTCAATATCCCCATCAAGAAGTAGGAGGACAAAGATGAAGCGGTCCCTCGCGACTATCATCACCGCACTTGCACTCACCGCTCTTTCATTTGCGGCCGTCAAGCCGGGAGATGCCGCACCCGATTTCACCGCAGTCGACAGCAACGGAAGAACCCACAAGCTCTCCGACTTCAAAGGCAAGTACGTTGTCCTCGAGTGGACCAACCAGGGCTGTCCTTACACCGTGAAACACTACGCCAGCGGCAATATGCAGAAGTTGCAGAAGGAATGGACTGGCAAGGGAGTAGTCTGGCTCACAGTTCTGTCGTCTGCGCCGGGCCAGCAGGGCCACGTGAGCGCGCAGGAGGAAAACGCCTACC
This Terriglobales bacterium DNA region includes the following protein-coding sequences:
- a CDS encoding 2-oxoacid:acceptor oxidoreductase subunit alpha — translated: MKADPKGVLTGVHFIDGDHACCEGALAAGARFSAGYPITPSTEVVERFAARIPTIGGTFIQMEDELAASICLQGAVWGGAKAFTVTSGPGFSLMMEHIGYAAMTETPCVFVNVQRGGPSTGLPTLPAQADMMQARWGSHGDYGIIALSPNSPQECFDLTVRAFNLSEKYRVPVMFMMDEVVGHMTEKVVIPEADKIEVEPRKHTTKTPRDYRPYEPDELGVPEMAHAGEGYRFHVTGLTHDERGYPAMTPETQDRLVKRLISKISNNVDDIAMWEEDGLENADVVVVSYGITSRVAQRAVDLARAQGLKVGKLRLITVWPFPEKKIKELAPKVKAFVVPELNLGQIKYEVERAADGKAKTILVGHAGGSVHRPERILEAIVEGAR
- a CDS encoding ATP-binding protein translates to MRKYFQQPSVGLALVLIATASAILAGWHFRIPWLKGSMLGTYVAPTTALCFILLSAVILFFATENRFAVWLGYLISASVLVFSFATLIEWITQLDFGIDRIFFAHRLSDWDLPYPGRFSVNSGVAFILASSSLLTIRRTFASVVGETLAGLILLVSYLSLIGYVYSIPALYSIGNVMALTTALLFAILSVAILYCGNRHLVRIISSPYAGGIVSRRFISAVLLTMPLLGWIAIQIRVHNLLSREMNIALLVLASVLIFTILTLRTATALNEIDRQRLQTQDALRYSEQLQADALQQIKVNLKRLELIESSVGLGTWEFDPLTGMSHWPPGISAVWGLPRREHRVTLDEFKSRIYPDDRENVVRTVENALKERDNYDLEFRVIWPDLSIHWLSARGTVIRAADGTATKVLGIALDVTERHQTEKALRESEKLAATGRLAATIAHEINNPLEAVVNLVFLAKNDPSLATEARNLLDAADVELARVSHMVRQTLGFYRDSSKPVWVDVSETVVQIVNLYRNKLQRKNVQLDMETSPARMHGFEGELRQVISNLISNAIDAVPLDGHVTIRVRQLRNHVSITVGDNGHGISPENRERLFQPFFTTKRDIGTGLGLWVSKGIIEKHRGHIRFRSSTRPGASGTIFSIRLPLDNSSAIAQTAALAG
- a CDS encoding 2-oxoacid:ferredoxin oxidoreductase subunit beta, with the protein product MTMMIANPVEQFLRSDRMPHIWCPGCGIGTTVNCFTRALLDSKVDLDNVAIVSGIGCSGRVAGYVKLDSFHTTHGRAIPFATGMKLANPKLNVVVYSGDGDLSAIGGNHLIHAARRNVDIKVICVNNLIYAMTGGQTAPTTPSDVITSTNPYGTFDPTFNLPHLMEAAGAVYVARWTTYHVRQITRSVQEAFAKPGFSFIEILSPCPTLYQRRNRMGDGLDTMKFYKEKSKVKHGAPTNEVGLTKSGEIIVGKFVDRQRPHFNDMMREQMQHSLGDRYVDEVAANLSLDGGCSDGGCGIGESSCN
- a CDS encoding protein-disulfide reductase DsbD domain-containing protein, producing the protein MLKRGLLLFLLFGIAVVACAQAPPTLVSLISDQSAAKPGSTVWVGIRFQLPSGWHTYWANPGDSGEPPKVQWVLPSGWTAGPIEWPAPSRMESPAGVDYGYHDAVTLLTRIKVPTSAKPGNMQLTANLSWLVCKDICVPQKTTATLPLRIGPAAVPNNDAKQIIADAKAKLPKAVPADWKMNVMRNPAQLLLNFMPGAKVSEAFFFPLEQQIIENAAPQKLSATSVRSQLALKRDSGSTAAPALKGVLVLDGSNAYAVNIPIKK
- a CDS encoding thioredoxin family protein gives rise to the protein MKRSLATIITALALTALSFAAVKPGDAAPDFTAVDSNGRTHKLSDFKGKYVVLEWTNQGCPYTVKHYASGNMQKLQKEWTGKGVVWLTVLSSAPGQQGHVSAQEENAYLKKQNASPTAALIDEKGTVGKLYGAKTTPHMYIIDPQGKLIYAGAIDNKPTTDQSDVSSAKNYVSAALTEAMSGKPVTTASTSPYGCSVKYAN
- a CDS encoding 2-oxoacid:acceptor oxidoreductase family protein, whose product is MQLTEIRVAGFGGQGVILAAAVIGKAASIFEGGFSTMTQNFGPEARGGACSAQVITSDQPVLYPYVTSPDILVVMSQEAYSKFSPEVKPKGMLIIEQDLVRIGNVPEGTRIYSCPATRIAEELGKRMVLNVVMVGFFAAVSGTLKPESLREAVLDSVPPAFKELNAKAFEAGYKYGTEHPEAMPQHATSHALEVEV